The proteins below come from a single Staphylococcus sp. MI 10-1553 genomic window:
- a CDS encoding ketopantoate reductase family protein, which produces MKKIAIAGAGAMGGRIGSQIKEAGYDVKLIDMWEEHVNTINEKGLEIQTETDTYTLEIPAILPHQVNETFDLVIILTKSMQAEQMLRTLYDNKAINEDTALLSMMNGLGHGDRLSTIVPKTQIFLAVTMWTAGLRGPGQLLLEGQGSIEFQRADGQADERTERINKVFNDAKLNAKISDNVFKSIWSKATLNSVLNPLCTILDKTINEFSQYEKARDIVVPLIAEIVAVAEARGVSLSAAALLEKIEAAYPNEAQGLHYPSMHQDLYNGRYTEVDYLNGQIAKYGRELGIATPNNEMLTHLIHELEMKHVK; this is translated from the coding sequence ATGAAAAAAATTGCTATTGCTGGCGCAGGGGCTATGGGTGGACGTATTGGGAGCCAAATTAAAGAAGCCGGTTACGATGTGAAATTGATTGATATGTGGGAAGAACATGTGAATACAATCAATGAAAAAGGACTTGAAATCCAAACTGAGACCGATACTTACACGCTAGAGATTCCTGCCATTTTACCACATCAAGTGAACGAAACATTTGATTTAGTTATTATTTTGACGAAATCAATGCAAGCTGAACAAATGTTGCGTACACTCTACGACAACAAAGCGATTAATGAAGATACAGCCCTATTGTCTATGATGAATGGTTTAGGTCATGGCGACCGTCTCTCAACTATCGTTCCAAAAACACAAATCTTCTTAGCTGTAACAATGTGGACAGCTGGTTTACGTGGACCAGGTCAATTGTTATTAGAAGGACAAGGTTCTATTGAATTCCAACGTGCTGATGGTCAAGCGGATGAACGTACAGAACGCATTAACAAAGTGTTTAACGACGCAAAATTAAATGCTAAAATTAGTGACAATGTTTTTAAGTCAATTTGGAGTAAAGCCACATTAAACAGTGTTTTAAACCCACTTTGTACGATTTTAGACAAAACCATTAATGAATTCAGTCAATATGAAAAAGCACGTGACATTGTCGTACCTCTCATTGCAGAAATTGTCGCAGTTGCAGAAGCACGAGGTGTCTCATTAAGTGCGGCAGCATTGCTTGAAAAAATTGAAGCGGCGTATCCAAACGAAGCACAAGGTTTACACTATCCTTCAATGCATCAAGATCTGTACAACGGGCGCTATACGGAAGTCGACTACTTGAACGGTCAAATCGCGAAGTACGGTCGTGAGCTCGGTATTGCTACGCCGAATAATGAAATGTTGACACACTTGATTCATGAATTAGAAATGAAACATGTGAAATAA
- a CDS encoding acetolactate decarboxylase: protein MKEYRHYIHQVGTIKSLLEGHLESEVTIAELLRYGDYGFGTLNHADGDFVIIDGQPVHMNQFNEHHGLNGREKVPYGAVYRDRAQLTFDITDMHHTYVFERIKQKFESNQLFSMTMIQGDLIDLHLSIYEKHPVIDPSSQHTQPIALSEVERTIREIKGTILVLFTPHELSGIHPPGFSAYFVSEHHHIVGKVMSFNVVAARASFQSFDGFSVICPSVEPLFIQYFPE from the coding sequence ATGAAAGAATATCGTCATTATATTCATCAAGTTGGCACGATAAAATCCTTATTAGAAGGTCACCTAGAGAGTGAAGTCACGATTGCTGAACTGTTACGTTACGGTGATTATGGCTTCGGAACATTGAATCATGCAGATGGCGATTTTGTGATTATTGATGGTCAGCCCGTTCATATGAATCAGTTTAATGAGCATCACGGACTAAATGGTAGAGAGAAGGTACCTTATGGCGCCGTTTACCGTGACCGTGCTCAATTGACTTTTGACATCACAGACATGCATCATACCTATGTATTTGAAAGAATCAAACAAAAGTTCGAAAGCAATCAGTTGTTTTCCATGACAATGATACAAGGTGACTTGATTGATTTACATCTCAGTATTTATGAAAAGCATCCAGTCATCGACCCATCGTCTCAACACACACAACCTATTGCTTTATCCGAAGTTGAACGTACAATTCGTGAAATCAAAGGCACCATTTTAGTTCTATTTACACCCCATGAGCTGAGTGGTATTCATCCACCTGGGTTTAGCGCCTATTTCGTTTCAGAGCATCATCATATCGTTGGAAAAGTGATGAGCTTTAACGTTGTAGCAGCGCGTGCATCATTCCAAAGTTTTGACGGGTTCTCAGTAATCTGTCCATCCGTTGAACCATTGTTTATTCAATATTTCCCTGAATAA
- the uhpT gene encoding hexose-6-phosphate:phosphate antiporter, producing the protein MNFFDIQKIPNKGISLSMQRKLWLRYFLQAFFVVFFAYMAMYLIRNNFKAAQPLLKEEIGLTTLQLGYIGLAFSITYGLGKTLLGYFVDGRNTKKIISFLLVLSATVVLIMGFVLSYFGSVMGLLIVLWGLNGIFQSVGGPASYSTISRWAPRTKRGRYLGFWNTSHNIGGAIAGGLALWGANVFFHGSVIGMFVFPSVIALIIGVVTLFIGKDDPEELGWNRAEEIWEEPVEQENIDAQDMTKWQIFTKYILKNPVIWILCVSNVFVYIVRIGIDNWAPLYVSEYLHFDKTDAVNTIFYFEIGALVASLLWGYVSDLLKGRRAVVAIGCMFLITFVVHFYTHATSVTMVNVSLFALGALIFGPQLLIGVALTGFVPKNAISVANGMTGSFAYLFGDSMAKVGLAAIADPQRNGLTVFGYTLSGWSDVFIVFYAALFIGIILLGLVAYFEEKKIRSLNI; encoded by the coding sequence ATGAACTTTTTCGACATTCAAAAAATTCCTAACAAAGGGATTTCGCTTTCAATGCAACGTAAACTTTGGCTACGTTATTTCTTGCAAGCTTTCTTCGTTGTGTTTTTCGCTTACATGGCGATGTACTTGATTCGTAATAACTTTAAGGCGGCGCAACCTTTACTTAAAGAAGAGATTGGGTTGACGACGTTACAACTCGGGTATATCGGTTTAGCGTTTAGTATTACATATGGATTAGGGAAGACGTTACTCGGCTATTTTGTAGATGGTCGTAATACGAAAAAAATCATTTCCTTTTTACTCGTTTTATCTGCAACCGTCGTTTTAATCATGGGATTTGTATTAAGTTACTTTGGTTCTGTGATGGGCTTATTAATTGTTTTATGGGGGTTAAATGGGATATTCCAATCGGTCGGTGGGCCAGCAAGTTACTCAACGATATCACGCTGGGCGCCACGTACAAAGCGCGGTCGTTATTTAGGTTTCTGGAATACATCACATAATATTGGTGGTGCCATTGCAGGGGGCCTTGCGTTATGGGGGGCGAACGTTTTCTTCCATGGTAGTGTGATTGGGATGTTTGTTTTCCCATCAGTAATCGCGTTGATTATTGGGGTAGTGACGCTGTTTATCGGTAAGGATGATCCTGAAGAACTCGGTTGGAACCGTGCAGAAGAAATTTGGGAAGAGCCAGTTGAACAAGAAAATATTGATGCACAAGACATGACGAAATGGCAGATTTTCACGAAATATATTTTAAAGAATCCTGTCATTTGGATTTTGTGTGTGTCTAACGTCTTTGTATATATCGTAAGAATCGGTATCGACAACTGGGCGCCATTATACGTATCTGAATACCTCCATTTTGACAAGACAGATGCGGTTAATACGATATTTTACTTTGAAATCGGCGCATTAGTCGCAAGCTTATTATGGGGTTATGTGTCGGATTTACTCAAAGGACGTCGTGCCGTTGTAGCTATCGGATGTATGTTTTTAATTACATTTGTAGTTCATTTCTATACACATGCAACAAGTGTAACAATGGTTAACGTTTCATTATTCGCTTTAGGCGCACTTATTTTTGGACCACAATTATTAATTGGTGTTGCATTAACAGGTTTTGTACCGAAAAATGCGATCAGTGTAGCCAATGGGATGACCGGTTCGTTTGCGTATTTATTTGGTGATTCAATGGCGAAAGTGGGACTTGCAGCGATTGCAGACCCTCAGCGCAACGGATTAACAGTGTTCGGGTATACATTAAGCGGTTGGTCAGATGTATTTATCGTCTTTTATGCCGCACTCTTTATAGGCATCATCTTACTCGGTCTTGTCGCTTATTTTGAAGAAAAGAAAATTAGAAGTTTAAATATTTAA
- a CDS encoding class II fructose-bisphosphate aldolase, whose protein sequence is MKGALTKAYKEHFAVPQINVNGLIWIEGILLAAEKKKSPIILGTTDKIIDFLGGYEFINQLIHLKAKSLNITIPYYVHLDHGSSVESCYKAIDAGYDSVMYDGSQLPLENNLSNTTKVVKYAHERGINTEGEIGAIGGNEDGMEHQIAYASITDCLEIVSQTHIDSLAPALGSVHGKYKGKPQLGFEVMQELNERLQMPLVLHGASGLSDNDLKRAIHYGHSKINFNTEINIEWSGKMRTILNENPELFNPKAIISPTITTIQSTVENIIDKCGSTNKA, encoded by the coding sequence ATGAAAGGGGCACTCACTAAAGCCTATAAAGAACATTTTGCAGTTCCTCAAATCAATGTTAATGGATTAATTTGGATTGAAGGGATTCTTTTAGCAGCTGAAAAAAAGAAATCACCTATCATACTTGGAACAACTGATAAAATTATTGATTTTTTAGGTGGTTACGAGTTTATTAACCAATTGATTCATTTGAAGGCTAAAAGTTTAAATATCACGATACCTTATTACGTTCACCTAGATCACGGAAGTTCAGTAGAGTCATGTTATAAAGCTATCGATGCGGGATATGATTCAGTCATGTATGACGGTTCACAATTACCGTTAGAGAACAATCTCTCAAACACAACTAAAGTCGTTAAATATGCCCATGAAAGAGGCATTAATACAGAGGGAGAAATTGGAGCAATTGGCGGTAATGAAGATGGAATGGAACATCAAATCGCCTATGCTTCAATAACAGATTGTCTAGAAATTGTAAGTCAAACCCATATTGACAGTTTGGCTCCAGCTCTAGGATCAGTACATGGTAAATATAAAGGTAAACCACAACTAGGTTTTGAAGTGATGCAAGAACTTAACGAAAGGCTACAGATGCCACTTGTGTTACATGGAGCTTCTGGACTATCTGATAATGATTTAAAACGAGCCATTCATTATGGTCATAGTAAGATTAATTTTAACACAGAGATTAATATTGAATGGAGCGGAAAAATGCGAACAATACTGAATGAAAACCCAGAATTGTTTAATCCCAAAGCAATCATCTCTCCTACAATCACAACGATTCAAAGCACGGTAGAAAATATTATTGATAAATGTGGATCTACAAATAAAGCTTGA
- a CDS encoding solute:sodium symporter family transporter yields MGLFSIVSFVLVICLVGFYAFIRSRKIDTKNTDGFFMGGRSLTAFTIASTIIMTNLSTEQIVGQNGQSFTAGMEVMAWEVTSAIAIVILAWVFLPKYFRYGIDTISDFVELRYDSFTKKLVSMLFIFTYVVSFLPVVLYSGALVFNKIFNVSGILNVSNTTAVILISTIIGVVGIIYLFIGGLSLSAHSDSIYGVGLLVGGLSIPILGLIIFGDGSFLQGFDKVVQNTPEKLNSIGAIDSKIVPWPTLFFGMFFNNLFFWCTNQMIVQKALAGQSLKEAQKGAMYVGMFKIFGALFLVFPGILAFNMLGSQVDNPDNAYPMLVNEVLPEWAYGLFGAVIFGAILSSFVGSLNSTATLFSLDFYKSVINKEASNEKVSRVGRIMTVVVGIIVVILAPMISLFPQGLYAVVQEFNGVYNMPLLVLILVGFFAKRTSHQGAKVMFIFHIVMYALSKVLLTDIHFLYVLSVLFFIDLLILLIFNKIKPSNAFDFDANYAKVDITPWKHRYVVGIIIIIIVIVTYTIFSPLVLAGIGGN; encoded by the coding sequence ATGGGTTTATTTTCAATTGTTTCTTTTGTTTTAGTGATTTGTTTAGTTGGATTTTATGCCTTTATTAGAAGTAGAAAAATTGACACTAAGAATACTGATGGTTTCTTCATGGGTGGAAGAAGTTTAACTGCATTTACGATTGCTTCCACGATCATCATGACAAATCTATCTACTGAGCAAATTGTTGGTCAGAACGGTCAAAGTTTTACGGCTGGGATGGAAGTAATGGCTTGGGAAGTTACATCAGCAATAGCTATCGTTATTTTAGCATGGGTATTTTTACCTAAGTATTTCAGATATGGGATTGATACGATATCTGATTTTGTTGAATTACGTTACGATTCTTTTACTAAAAAATTAGTGTCAATGTTATTTATATTCACATATGTCGTTTCATTTTTACCTGTAGTGCTTTATTCAGGAGCGCTCGTATTTAATAAAATTTTTAACGTGAGTGGCATTTTGAATGTAAGTAACACTACAGCAGTTATTTTAATTTCTACAATTATAGGTGTAGTTGGTATTATTTACTTATTTATTGGTGGTCTATCACTAAGTGCACATAGTGATTCCATTTATGGTGTCGGTTTGCTCGTTGGTGGTCTTTCAATACCAATTTTAGGACTTATTATATTCGGGGATGGTAGCTTTTTACAAGGTTTTGATAAAGTCGTTCAAAATACACCTGAAAAATTAAACTCAATTGGTGCTATTGATTCAAAAATTGTTCCTTGGCCTACATTATTCTTTGGTATGTTCTTTAACAACTTATTCTTCTGGTGTACAAACCAAATGATTGTTCAAAAAGCACTAGCCGGCCAAAGTCTTAAAGAAGCACAAAAAGGTGCAATGTATGTCGGTATGTTCAAAATTTTTGGCGCATTATTCTTAGTTTTTCCAGGTATTCTCGCTTTCAATATGTTAGGCAGTCAAGTCGATAATCCTGATAATGCATATCCAATGTTAGTGAATGAAGTTTTACCTGAATGGGCATATGGATTATTTGGAGCGGTTATCTTTGGAGCGATATTAAGTTCATTTGTCGGATCGTTAAACAGCACAGCGACTTTATTCTCATTAGACTTTTATAAATCAGTGATCAATAAAGAAGCATCTAATGAAAAAGTATCGAGAGTTGGCCGTATTATGACTGTTGTAGTTGGGATTATTGTTGTTATTCTTGCACCAATGATTTCTCTTTTCCCTCAAGGATTATATGCAGTTGTACAGGAATTTAACGGTGTTTATAACATGCCGTTGTTAGTGTTAATTTTAGTCGGCTTTTTTGCTAAACGTACATCACATCAAGGTGCAAAAGTGATGTTTATTTTTCACATTGTAATGTATGCGCTTTCTAAAGTGTTGTTGACTGACATCCATTTCTTATATGTATTAAGTGTGTTATTCTTTATCGATTTATTGATTTTATTAATCTTTAACAAAATTAAACCTTCAAATGCATTTGACTTTGACGCCAATTACGCAAAAGTTGATATTACCCCTTGGAAACATCGCTATGTCGTTGGCATCATTATTATCATTATTGTAATCGTGACATATACAATCTTTTCACCACTTGTATTAGCTGGAATAGGAGGAAACTAA
- a CDS encoding Gfo/Idh/MocA family oxidoreductase has protein sequence MTAIKIGQVGLGRLGKVHAQNVVNHIPNAELWAVASIVQEELDFARNVLGVRHCYDSYTDMINNDELDAVIIVSPSGFHTVQITQALDKGLHVFSEKPIGLEMRSIESVVQKIEEKQNLVFQLGFMRRFDASYQYAKALIERGELGELTSIRCYGIDPHSGLESFISFASNAASGGIFLDMSIHDIDLIRWFSNSEFKSVYALGNNIAAPKLSEYSELETGACLAELENEVIVYLLAGRNAMHGYHVETELIGTKGMLRIGNAPEKNLVTLYDSNGVVRPTSHHFPERFREAFINEIQTFVDAIIGNKNSVVTGIDGLKSTEVAIAMQKSFDEKKVIYL, from the coding sequence ATGACAGCTATTAAAATTGGACAGGTTGGTTTGGGCAGATTAGGAAAAGTACATGCTCAAAACGTTGTGAATCATATCCCTAATGCTGAATTATGGGCTGTAGCTTCAATTGTACAAGAGGAATTGGATTTTGCACGAAATGTTCTTGGGGTAAGGCATTGCTATGATTCTTACACAGACATGATTAATAATGACGAGTTGGATGCGGTCATTATTGTTTCACCAAGTGGATTTCATACGGTGCAAATTACCCAAGCATTAGATAAAGGATTACATGTATTTTCTGAAAAACCAATTGGACTAGAAATGAGAAGTATTGAAAGTGTCGTTCAAAAGATTGAAGAAAAGCAAAATTTAGTATTTCAATTAGGATTTATGAGAAGGTTTGATGCATCTTATCAATATGCCAAAGCATTGATTGAAAGAGGAGAGTTAGGAGAGTTAACTTCTATTAGATGTTATGGAATTGATCCTCATTCTGGCCTCGAGTCCTTTATTTCATTTGCTAGTAACGCAGCAAGTGGTGGTATTTTCCTTGATATGTCTATTCATGATATTGACTTAATTCGATGGTTTTCTAATTCAGAGTTCAAATCTGTATATGCATTAGGAAATAATATTGCTGCGCCTAAATTATCAGAGTATTCAGAACTTGAAACAGGTGCATGCTTAGCCGAGTTGGAAAATGAAGTCATTGTTTATCTGTTAGCAGGCAGGAATGCAATGCACGGTTATCATGTTGAGACTGAATTAATCGGTACAAAAGGAATGTTAAGAATTGGTAATGCACCAGAAAAAAATCTCGTCACACTTTATGACAGTAATGGTGTCGTACGACCTACTTCTCATCATTTTCCTGAACGCTTTAGAGAAGCATTTATTAATGAGATTCAAACATTTGTAGATGCCATTATAGGTAATAAAAATTCTGTGGTTACAGGAATAGATGGCTTGAAAAGTACCGAAGTAGCCATTGCAATGCAAAAATCATTTGATGAGAAGAAAGTAATCTATCTATGA
- the iolE gene encoding myo-inosose-2 dehydratase, with amino-acid sequence MTQFIKYACAPIAWTNDDLPELGKENSFEQCISEMALIGYEGTEIGNKYPKDAEVLKAYLEPRNLSVASAWLSLYLTTKPYEETEKSFIDHMNFLKALGAKVIVVSEQGKSIQGDITCPLFKFKPTFNDEEWNKLVDGLHRLGSIARDNGMKIVYHHHMGTGVQTTEEIKRLMDATDPKLVSLLYDTGHLHFSGEDIVDIFNLYMDRIHHIHFKDIRGTIVEHVKKENLSFLEAVKQGAFTVPGDGDIDFKPILEMIYESDYSGWIVVEAEQDPAVANPFLYAKKAKEYINAI; translated from the coding sequence GTGACACAATTTATTAAATATGCATGTGCACCGATTGCATGGACAAATGATGACTTGCCAGAGTTGGGAAAAGAAAATTCATTTGAACAATGTATTAGCGAAATGGCACTAATTGGATATGAAGGAACAGAAATTGGCAATAAATATCCTAAAGATGCAGAGGTGTTAAAGGCTTACTTGGAACCTAGAAATTTATCGGTAGCAAGTGCATGGTTGAGTTTATATTTAACTACAAAACCTTATGAAGAAACAGAAAAATCCTTTATTGATCATATGAACTTTTTAAAAGCATTAGGTGCAAAAGTGATTGTTGTTTCGGAGCAAGGTAAAAGTATTCAAGGCGATATCACATGTCCACTGTTTAAGTTTAAGCCTACGTTCAACGATGAAGAATGGAATAAACTCGTTGATGGCTTACATCGATTGGGTTCTATTGCTAGAGATAATGGTATGAAAATTGTTTATCACCATCATATGGGAACAGGTGTACAAACTACAGAAGAAATAAAGAGACTCATGGACGCAACGGATCCAAAACTTGTTTCTTTATTATATGACACAGGACATTTACATTTTTCTGGTGAAGATATTGTGGACATCTTTAATTTATATATGGATAGAATTCATCATATACATTTTAAAGACATACGTGGCACTATCGTTGAACATGTGAAAAAAGAGAATTTGTCGTTTTTAGAAGCGGTGAAACAAGGTGCATTTACAGTTCCAGGAGACGGTGATATTGATTTTAAACCAATTTTGGAAATGATTTATGAGTCGGACTATTCTGGATGGATTGTAGTAGAAGCGGAACAAGATCCTGCAGTTGCTAACCCATTCTTATATGCGAAAAAAGCGAAAGAGTATATTAATGCGATATAA
- the iolD gene encoding 3D-(3,5/4)-trihydroxycyclohexane-1,2-dione acylhydrolase (decyclizing), producing the protein MSNTIQLTTGEAIAKFLTQQYISVDGHESRFVEGVINIFGHGNVLGLGEALYQYQDKLNMIQGKNEQGMAHIATAFSKQKLRRKIYAVTTSVGPGSANLVTAAGTALANHIPVLFLPGDTFATRQPDPVLQQIEQSYSIGVTTNDALKPVSRYFDRITRPEQIMSALLRAFEVMTNPATAGPVTIALSQDVQGESYAFPVSFFKKRVHYIDRLKPSKRSVEKAIELINHAKKPLFVVGGGAKYSEAQKIIKQLSENHHIGIVETQAGKSTVEANFKFNLGGVGVTGNLAANEYAKDADVVIGVGTRYSDFTTGSKTAFNFENASFININVNRSDALKLDGVDVLGDAKCALEEIVEGLTRTSRQNANEIEMLKEKWQEERRRLAEVDINHDTYRPEIEDDFEEEKFQKYVSQLNTQLPQTNALIHLNHLIEEDAIIVAAAGSLPGDLERLWESQKFNTYHMEYGYSTMGYEIAGALGAKLAEPEKEVYAFVGDGSFLMLHSELVTALQYHQKINVVLFDNSGFGCINNLQMGNGGHSFCTEFSMPNGDVLNVDYQKVAEGYGAKGYKVNHLNTLEKAIKEATLQKNSTLFEIKTLPKTMTKGYQSFWNVGVSEVSENPKILKAFEEKKQKMMKAKKY; encoded by the coding sequence ATGTCGAACACAATTCAACTAACAACAGGTGAAGCAATCGCTAAATTTTTAACACAGCAATATATATCAGTCGATGGTCATGAATCTCGATTTGTAGAAGGCGTTATCAACATTTTTGGTCATGGGAATGTATTAGGACTTGGTGAAGCATTGTATCAATATCAAGACAAGTTGAATATGATACAGGGGAAAAATGAACAGGGAATGGCCCATATTGCGACGGCATTTAGCAAACAAAAGTTAAGAAGAAAAATTTATGCTGTCACAACTTCTGTTGGTCCAGGTTCAGCTAATTTAGTGACTGCTGCAGGAACGGCATTAGCGAATCATATTCCCGTACTATTTTTACCTGGAGATACTTTTGCTACAAGACAACCAGATCCTGTACTTCAACAAATAGAACAATCTTATAGTATCGGTGTCACAACTAATGATGCATTGAAGCCTGTATCAAGGTACTTTGATCGCATTACACGTCCAGAACAAATTATGAGCGCACTTCTAAGAGCTTTTGAAGTCATGACGAATCCCGCTACTGCTGGTCCAGTTACAATTGCGTTAAGTCAAGATGTTCAAGGAGAATCGTATGCATTTCCAGTTTCGTTTTTCAAAAAAAGAGTACATTATATAGATCGTTTAAAGCCTAGCAAACGCTCGGTTGAAAAAGCGATTGAGCTGATTAATCATGCTAAAAAACCTTTATTCGTCGTTGGAGGAGGAGCAAAGTACTCTGAAGCGCAGAAAATTATTAAACAGTTAAGCGAAAACCATCATATCGGAATTGTTGAAACACAAGCCGGTAAGTCCACAGTTGAAGCGAATTTTAAATTTAACTTAGGTGGCGTTGGTGTTACTGGCAATTTGGCAGCAAATGAATATGCTAAGGATGCCGATGTTGTCATAGGTGTAGGTACAAGATATTCAGATTTTACTACAGGTTCAAAAACAGCTTTTAATTTTGAAAATGCATCGTTTATCAATATAAACGTCAATCGTAGTGATGCGCTGAAATTAGATGGCGTAGATGTTTTAGGTGATGCTAAATGTGCACTAGAAGAGATCGTCGAGGGATTAACAAGGACATCTCGGCAAAATGCTAATGAAATTGAAATGCTGAAAGAAAAGTGGCAAGAAGAGCGTCGTCGTTTGGCAGAAGTTGATATCAATCATGACACATATCGACCTGAAATAGAAGATGATTTTGAAGAAGAAAAATTTCAAAAGTATGTATCTCAGCTCAATACACAACTTCCACAAACAAACGCACTCATCCATTTAAATCATTTAATTGAAGAAGATGCCATTATTGTTGCAGCTGCCGGCTCACTCCCTGGTGATTTGGAAAGATTGTGGGAATCTCAGAAGTTTAATACTTATCACATGGAGTATGGCTATTCGACTATGGGATATGAAATTGCTGGGGCATTAGGTGCTAAATTAGCTGAACCAGAGAAAGAAGTTTATGCATTTGTTGGAGATGGTAGCTTTTTAATGCTACATTCAGAGCTTGTAACCGCATTACAATATCATCAAAAAATAAATGTGGTGTTATTTGATAATAGTGGCTTTGGCTGTATTAATAATTTACAAATGGGGAACGGCGGTCATAGCTTCTGTACTGAATTCTCGATGCCCAATGGTGATGTTCTAAATGTGGATTATCAAAAAGTGGCAGAAGGATATGGTGCAAAAGGTTATAAAGTGAATCATTTAAATACACTAGAAAAAGCAATAAAAGAGGCAACATTACAAAAAAATAGTACGTTATTTGAAATTAAAACGTTGCCTAAGACGATGACTAAAGGTTATCAATCATTCTGGAATGTTGGCGTTTCAGAAGTGAGCGAAAATCCAAAAATTCTTAAGGCATTTGAAGAAAAGAAACAAAAAATGATGAAAGCTAAGAAATATTGA
- the iolG gene encoding inositol 2-dehydrogenase — protein MKLTIGVIGAGRIGQLHIDYLRKHPNIRIKWISDINCDKLADWIEQQGIENSTKDHHDILNDPEVDAVIICSPTDTHVDIIKAACEKGKHIFCEKPISLTLSESLEAVKCVEEAGVKLQMGFNRRFDRNFSTLQKALKDRSLGEIQSLRITSRDPAPPPIEYVKHSGGLFMDMSIHDFDMARYLMQSEVVEVYAKGAALVNPDLKEINDIDTAIVTLTFENGALCVIENCRRSVYGYDQRIEVLGDKGSISAGNENTNTLTFAFADGIKQDNPPFFFLERYKKAYEIEMDAFIESIINDENVSCSIIDGLKAQEIAEKCKESLIKGIPVKINS, from the coding sequence ATGAAATTAACTATAGGCGTTATCGGTGCAGGAAGAATTGGACAACTCCACATCGATTATCTTAGAAAACATCCGAATATTAGAATCAAATGGATATCTGATATCAATTGTGATAAATTAGCAGATTGGATTGAACAACAAGGAATTGAAAACAGTACAAAAGACCATCATGATATTTTAAATGATCCTGAAGTCGATGCTGTAATCATTTGTTCTCCGACAGATACACATGTAGATATTATTAAAGCGGCTTGTGAAAAAGGTAAACACATCTTCTGTGAAAAGCCAATTAGTTTAACTTTATCTGAATCATTAGAAGCAGTTAAGTGTGTTGAAGAAGCAGGGGTTAAGTTACAAATGGGCTTCAATAGACGATTTGATCGCAACTTCTCAACGCTTCAAAAGGCTTTAAAAGATCGTTCACTTGGAGAAATCCAATCTTTAAGAATTACTTCAAGAGACCCGGCGCCACCACCAATTGAATACGTGAAACATTCAGGTGGACTATTTATGGATATGTCTATTCATGACTTTGATATGGCGCGATATCTTATGCAATCAGAAGTTGTTGAAGTTTATGCGAAAGGTGCTGCTCTAGTCAATCCAGACCTTAAAGAAATCAATGATATCGATACAGCTATTGTGACGCTCACTTTTGAAAATGGGGCTTTATGTGTCATAGAAAACTGTAGAAGAAGTGTTTATGGGTATGATCAACGTATAGAGGTACTTGGAGATAAAGGATCCATTTCTGCTGGAAACGAAAATACCAACACGCTCACATTTGCATTTGCTGATGGTATTAAACAAGATAACCCACCGTTCTTCTTTTTGGAGCGCTATAAAAAAGCATATGAAATCGAGATGGATGCATTTATAGAATCGATTATTAATGATGAAAATGTTTCATGTTCAATTATAGATGGATTAAAAGCGCAAGAAATTGCAGAAAAATGTAAAGAATCGTTAATCAAAGGTATTCCAGTAAAAATCAATTCATAA